In the genome of Shewanella glacialimarina, one region contains:
- a CDS encoding PAS domain-containing protein, whose product MFKRKTTISGITSLIASVQDIHWSRTQILSLFSQVILLLIGLIIISSTIIDMGERRLQEDWAGQRYSELQTVASLATDKMGFLQFRTQTFANGELLRQYLSSPNEEQKQKLFQSWNSLTQNIPELLGLALYDPQGKLKFSTSNNLENLTLPPKLLKGKSTMGGAEIYSSDMAFTPIDGKLEPYIYQLAWLENLDQSINGYLVTFNSVTRLLDTIKPAFFNPNSPLLLLDSQSFLYAGANQPSPLNNMPDTLGASLKQTNPELWQSMAMNNFGQFHSKDSTFVYLKVELTGQSESKKEYFFLSYIRHQDIAARFEPWKMVLIVASIVIGLLGIGLIVFRQRYLMENKARNNSIRLSNGLFNTELSYAIVNDSGRILGINNSAANSLNYQLNTLTDRSLQRVINLSDDKFEALKKILRTDQYWSGCVSLEDDNHQVNIHIHRQALSQKEHYWIVVFNDISELVASRQQAFLNQLLSENAIATTLTNAEGKVINCNHSFDNLMQLRGEHLVDIKTLLGTEISDIWSNILTQVTLQGEWQGHVAPFDQSRFVENLKITVMGHMSLEGDIEYLIFTVETNAAGPVINQHMITPKSSMVMRLVDLENYFNNTSENIKASSSLLVMDINPEGIFSNMGDISQLEKRQQDIEIQMLVDLPINYQLAHWQLGKLVLFLPHTDATRTHLFAIEMLKKLATKHLDEGINIGIAGYCAPQSLEQYLINADVALKRAKQSGDQNICQAFTRTFDYESKSPLD is encoded by the coding sequence ATGTTTAAAAGAAAAACAACAATTTCAGGTATTACATCCCTCATTGCTTCAGTCCAAGATATTCATTGGTCTCGCACCCAAATTTTATCACTTTTTAGTCAGGTTATTTTATTGCTGATTGGGCTGATTATTATCAGTAGTACCATCATTGATATGGGTGAGCGCAGACTACAGGAAGACTGGGCTGGCCAACGATATAGCGAATTACAAACAGTAGCCTCACTCGCCACTGACAAAATGGGATTTTTACAATTTAGAACTCAAACATTTGCTAATGGGGAGTTGCTTCGTCAATATCTTTCTAGCCCCAATGAAGAACAAAAACAAAAACTTTTTCAAAGCTGGAACTCTCTAACACAAAACATCCCTGAATTACTTGGCTTGGCATTGTATGATCCACAAGGAAAGCTTAAATTTTCCACATCAAATAATTTAGAAAACTTAACCCTACCCCCAAAATTATTGAAAGGAAAAAGTACCATGGGAGGAGCTGAAATATACTCCTCTGACATGGCATTTACCCCGATTGATGGCAAACTCGAACCCTATATATATCAACTTGCATGGTTAGAAAACCTTGATCAATCTATCAATGGTTATCTAGTCACATTCAACTCTGTTACCCGGTTATTAGATACCATAAAACCGGCTTTTTTTAATCCTAACTCGCCGTTATTGTTATTAGATAGCCAGAGTTTTTTATATGCTGGCGCAAATCAGCCTAGTCCATTAAATAATATGCCTGATACCTTAGGAGCAAGTTTAAAACAAACCAATCCTGAGCTGTGGCAATCTATGGCGATGAACAATTTCGGCCAATTTCACAGTAAAGACTCAACATTTGTTTATTTGAAGGTGGAGCTTACCGGGCAAAGTGAATCGAAAAAAGAATATTTCTTTTTATCTTATATTCGTCACCAGGATATCGCTGCACGTTTTGAACCCTGGAAAATGGTACTTATCGTTGCCAGTATTGTGATCGGGTTATTGGGCATAGGGTTAATTGTTTTTCGTCAGCGTTATTTAATGGAAAATAAGGCCAGAAATAATAGTATTCGCTTGTCGAATGGATTATTTAATACCGAGTTAAGTTACGCTATTGTCAATGATAGTGGCCGAATTCTGGGAATTAATAATAGTGCTGCCAACTCATTAAATTATCAATTAAATACCTTAACCGATCGCAGTTTGCAGCGAGTGATCAATCTTTCTGACGACAAATTTGAAGCACTGAAAAAGATTTTACGTACCGACCAGTATTGGTCTGGCTGTGTCAGTTTAGAAGATGATAACCATCAGGTTAATATCCACATACACCGTCAAGCGCTATCGCAAAAGGAACATTACTGGATTGTGGTATTTAATGACATCAGTGAATTAGTTGCTAGTCGTCAACAGGCTTTTCTCAATCAATTGCTCAGCGAAAACGCAATAGCAACCACATTAACTAACGCTGAGGGAAAAGTAATTAACTGCAATCATAGCTTTGATAATTTGATGCAGCTGCGCGGCGAACACCTAGTTGATATTAAGACACTGCTGGGTACTGAAATTAGCGATATTTGGAGTAATATTCTTACCCAGGTGACCCTGCAAGGTGAGTGGCAAGGCCATGTTGCGCCATTTGATCAAAGCCGTTTTGTTGAAAACTTAAAAATTACCGTTATGGGCCATATGTCTCTTGAAGGGGATATTGAATACCTTATCTTTACTGTCGAAACCAATGCAGCGGGTCCTGTCATCAATCAACATATGATCACCCCAAAAAGCAGTATGGTGATGCGTTTAGTTGATTTAGAAAACTACTTCAACAATACCAGTGAAAACATTAAAGCCAGCTCAAGCTTATTAGTCATGGATATTAATCCAGAAGGCATTTTTAGTAACATGGGCGATATAAGCCAGCTTGAAAAGCGCCAGCAAGATATTGAAATTCAAATGTTAGTCGACCTACCAATAAACTATCAATTAGCTCACTGGCAACTGGGTAAGTTAGTGCTATTTTTACCACACACTGATGCAACCCGGACCCATTTATTTGCTATTGAGATGCTTAAAAAACTCGCAACAAAACACTTAGATGAAGGTATAAATATTGGTATCGCAGGCTATTGTGCACCACAAAGCCTTGAGCAATACCTCATCAATGCAGATGTGGCATTAAAGCGCGCTAAGCAATCAGGTGATCAAAATATCTGCCAAGCCTTTACACGAACTTTTGATTATGAAAGTAAGTCACCTCTGGATTAA
- a CDS encoding DUF481 domain-containing protein yields MRKLLLAAAITFAIPFTAQAGADFVEGDDTFGGEAELGATLTTGNTDTSSFKARLDLKHELDNWENQYLFEGLYKEDTGDVTAKRYFVGAQGNYQINERSYIFANTNYEVDPFTGYDFTSTTSSGYGHRLIDTADTSLQAEIGPGYIYQGLDEETALAEGYDSEDSVVAHAVLNYQTKISDSSKFQQRFVADWGEKLDARSETSLTANIVGALAMKFAVIVRYNSDPLEGKESTDTETNMTLLYAF; encoded by the coding sequence ATGAGAAAATTGCTTTTAGCTGCTGCAATAACATTTGCAATACCATTCACAGCTCAAGCTGGTGCTGATTTTGTTGAAGGTGATGACACATTTGGTGGGGAAGCTGAATTAGGGGCAACCTTAACGACAGGCAACACAGATACATCTTCTTTTAAAGCACGTTTAGATTTGAAGCATGAGCTAGATAATTGGGAGAACCAATACTTATTCGAGGGGCTTTATAAAGAAGATACCGGTGATGTCACTGCAAAACGTTATTTTGTCGGTGCTCAAGGTAACTATCAAATTAATGAGCGTAGCTATATTTTCGCTAACACCAATTATGAAGTCGATCCTTTTACTGGTTATGATTTTACCTCAACAACCTCTTCAGGTTATGGTCATCGCCTTATTGATACTGCAGATACATCTCTACAAGCTGAAATTGGTCCCGGTTATATTTATCAAGGTTTAGATGAAGAAACGGCACTGGCTGAAGGCTATGATTCTGAAGACAGCGTTGTTGCTCACGCCGTGTTAAATTATCAAACTAAAATCAGTGATTCATCTAAATTCCAACAACGTTTTGTTGCCGACTGGGGTGAAAAATTAGATGCACGCTCAGAAACATCATTAACCGCAAACATTGTTGGCGCACTAGCAATGAAGTTCGCCGTTATTGTGCGTTATAATAGCGATCCGCTTGAAGGTAAAGAAAGCACTGATACAGAAACTAATATGACCTTGTTATATGCCTTTTAA
- a CDS encoding MATE family efflux transporter, with product MQTATDKPLSLFSLTWPLFIDFALHFLTAALNTFMISHVSYQGVAALFVGNMVFELAITLFSFVSIGASVVITQYLGAKNKAAARDVVYSAIGFNLGVGVVAAFGVVAGASSILYLMNLPEHLLADGKLYLQIVGLCLIPEAMAMCIAGAMRAHGHTLQAMWVTLAMNIITFIGNLLLLYGWFGLPKMGVAGVAISTVTGRIIGVCIMLVLFVRYTGICLHVPSIIKPKWTMLKKVFHIGLPAAGENLSWMLQFLVVTSFVGLMGDKALAAQSLYFQICMFILLFGLSIGIGNEIIIGHLVGAKAIKAAEKQMYRALKLGLIVTTSVAALAAIWGQDLVALFTDETDVLQLVAPLFILTLFMEPGRTFNLVVINALRASGDAKFPFFVGVFSMWCIAVPGAYWLGIHLEYGLVGIWAALAVDEWVRGLAMLWRWRSGRWQSKSLVLEHD from the coding sequence ATGCAAACCGCGACAGATAAACCGTTATCATTATTTAGCTTAACCTGGCCATTATTTATTGATTTTGCACTGCACTTTTTAACCGCAGCGTTAAACACATTTATGATAAGTCATGTTTCGTATCAAGGTGTTGCAGCCTTGTTTGTTGGCAATATGGTGTTTGAACTAGCCATTACCTTATTTAGCTTTGTCAGTATTGGTGCAAGTGTGGTGATCACCCAATATCTTGGTGCTAAAAATAAAGCCGCTGCCCGTGATGTTGTTTACTCGGCTATTGGTTTTAACCTAGGTGTGGGAGTAGTTGCGGCGTTTGGCGTTGTTGCAGGTGCCAGCTCTATTCTTTATTTAATGAATTTACCCGAGCACTTACTTGCAGACGGTAAGTTATATTTACAAATTGTCGGCTTATGTTTAATTCCTGAAGCTATGGCGATGTGTATTGCAGGAGCGATGCGCGCCCATGGTCATACTTTGCAAGCTATGTGGGTAACATTAGCGATGAATATCATCACATTTATCGGTAATTTACTCTTACTCTATGGTTGGTTTGGCTTACCTAAAATGGGCGTAGCCGGTGTGGCAATTAGCACTGTCACGGGGCGTATTATCGGTGTATGCATCATGTTGGTTCTTTTTGTACGTTATACCGGAATTTGCCTGCATGTCCCCTCAATTATTAAACCAAAATGGACAATGCTTAAAAAAGTGTTTCACATTGGTTTGCCCGCTGCGGGAGAGAATTTGTCCTGGATGTTGCAGTTTTTAGTGGTGACCTCATTTGTTGGTTTGATGGGCGATAAAGCATTAGCCGCACAGTCGCTATACTTTCAAATCTGTATGTTTATTTTGTTGTTTGGATTATCCATAGGTATTGGTAATGAAATCATTATCGGTCACTTAGTGGGAGCTAAAGCTATTAAGGCTGCTGAAAAACAAATGTATCGTGCTTTGAAGTTGGGGTTAATAGTCACCACTTCAGTGGCCGCATTAGCCGCTATTTGGGGCCAAGATCTTGTGGCATTGTTTACCGATGAAACCGATGTGCTGCAATTAGTGGCACCGTTATTTATTCTCACCCTGTTTATGGAGCCTGGACGCACATTTAATTTAGTGGTGATTAATGCATTACGCGCCAGTGGTGATGCCAAATTTCCGTTTTTTGTTGGTGTTTTCTCTATGTGGTGTATTGCGGTTCCTGGGGCATATTGGCTCGGTATTCATTTAGAGTATGGCTTAGTTGGCATATGGGCCGCTTTGGCGGTTGATGAGTGGGTGCGTGGATTAGCCATGTTATGGCGCTGGCGCAGTGGACGCTGGCAATCAAAAAGTCTAGTACTAGAGCATGATTAA
- the fba gene encoding class II fructose-bisphosphate aldolase (catalyzes the reversible aldol condensation of dihydroxyacetonephosphate and glyceraldehyde 3-phosphate in the Calvin cycle, glycolysis, and/or gluconeogenesis) — translation MALISLRQMLDHAAEHGYGVPAFNVNNLEQMRAIMQAAEATDSPVIVQASAGARKYARPQFLKYLMAAALEQYPDIPVCIHQDHGTDPDICQRSIQLGMSSVMMDGSLMADGKTPASYEYNVDVTRRTVAFAHACGVSVEGEIGCLGSLETGEAGEEDGIGAAGILTMDQMLTTPEEAARFVADTHVDALAIAIGTSHGAYKFSRKPTGDVLRIDRIKEIHARIPNTHLVMHGSSSVPQEWLKIINQYGGQIPETYGVPLEEIVEGIKHGVRKVNIDTDLRLASTGAVRKFLAENPAEFDPRKFLKASMEAMADICTTRYEAFGCAGMASKIKPKSLQAMYKAYQSGELDPKIV, via the coding sequence ATGGCTCTTATCTCTCTACGACAAATGCTAGATCATGCTGCTGAACATGGTTATGGTGTGCCTGCTTTTAACGTCAACAATCTTGAGCAAATGCGTGCAATTATGCAAGCGGCTGAAGCAACAGACAGCCCTGTTATTGTGCAAGCCTCTGCGGGTGCACGTAAATATGCGCGCCCACAGTTTTTAAAATATTTAATGGCCGCAGCGCTTGAGCAATATCCAGATATTCCAGTGTGTATTCACCAAGACCACGGTACTGATCCTGATATTTGTCAGCGTTCTATTCAATTAGGTATGTCGTCAGTTATGATGGACGGCTCGTTAATGGCCGATGGTAAAACACCAGCTTCATATGAATATAACGTAGATGTGACTCGTCGCACTGTTGCTTTCGCACACGCATGTGGTGTGTCTGTTGAAGGCGAAATTGGTTGTTTAGGCAGTTTAGAAACAGGCGAAGCTGGCGAAGAAGATGGTATCGGCGCTGCAGGTATTCTGACTATGGACCAAATGCTAACAACCCCAGAGGAAGCGGCACGTTTTGTTGCAGATACTCACGTTGATGCATTGGCTATCGCTATTGGTACTAGCCATGGTGCTTACAAGTTTAGCCGTAAGCCTACTGGCGATGTTTTACGAATAGATCGCATTAAAGAAATCCATGCCCGTATTCCTAATACTCACCTAGTAATGCATGGTTCATCTTCAGTACCACAAGAGTGGTTAAAGATTATCAATCAGTATGGCGGTCAGATCCCTGAAACTTACGGCGTACCTTTAGAGGAAATCGTTGAAGGGATTAAGCATGGCGTTCGTAAAGTGAATATTGATACCGATTTGCGTTTAGCATCTACTGGTGCAGTACGTAAATTCTTAGCTGAAAATCCAGCAGAATTTGATCCACGTAAATTCTTAAAAGCATCAATGGAAGCTATGGCAGACATTTGTACTACGCGCTATGAAGCGTTTGGTTGTGCTGGTATGGCATCTAAAATTAAGCCTAAGTCGTTACAGGCTATGTATAAAGCCTACCAGTCTGGCGAGTTAGACCCAAAAATAGTCTAA